A single region of the Streptomyces sp. NBC_00236 genome encodes:
- a CDS encoding S41 family peptidase, giving the protein MSDDVSYLRFPHLHEDLLCFAAEDDLWVAPLVPEGEVPGRAWRVTVDRTRVSHPRFSPDGTRIAYTTWRSLDPEIHLAPVAGGPSRRLTYWGSTDARVCGWTPDPGDGAQILAVSSHRQPFSYFSWAYSVPTDGSPGGRLPWGPVSDIAVAEIDGERRTLLLTGKPPHEPAAWKRYRGGATGRLWLHGERLLPDIGGHLDSPMFVGGRIAFLSDHEGVGNLYSCLPDGTDLRRHTDHDAFYARHASSDGHRVVYQCAGEVWLVDDLESPDAVPRKLEVRLGGPRAGRRTYQVAAASNIDSLSVDETGRASAVAVRGSLYWLTHRDGPARTITDTPGVRVRLPEMLGSGGKVAYVTDADGEDAIEIAYLPRASGDRPPLRLASGLLGRVQELISDPDGERLAIASHDGRLLLLETDEETSTGEPTELIRSVNGPVRDLAFSPDGAWLTWSHPGIGRSLRKIKLARIQGPGAPTIVDVTNGRFEDENPVFTGDGRYLAFLSWRGFDPVYDVHTGDLSFPLGCRPYLVPLSSATPSPFALSPDGRPAAGGLDPVDSDEAGTAEGSTVTVEFEGLESRVTPFPVSASKYSALYPVSGGGLVWLRWPISGALGETFANPADMSGRPTLEYFNIAKAKKTELVDHLDWFAVSGDASRLVVMDDGELRAVPATEPGDNDSTVYIDLRRILHEADPPAEWRQAYNEAGRLIRSYFWEPDMCGIDWPAILDQYRPLVERVATPDEFADLLREVLGELGTSHAYVSPARRNEGPPHYQRAIGLLGVNFVCREGAWTLARILPGDSSDSKARSPLAGTGIREGAVLTHVDGRPVDPVTGPYPLLSAAGGTTVELTFRPAEGEGRSRRVAIVPLVDERPLRYQDWVAKRREVVRELSGGRCGYLHIPDMGGSGWAQFNRDLRLEVSRPALIVDVRGNAGGHISELVVEKLTRTILGWDLTRNAQPVSYASNAPRGPVVALADEATSSDGDMITAAFRLLKLGPVVGQRTWGGVVGMTGRHRLGDGTVITVPMNAAWFDTYGWSVENHGVEPDLEALRTPLDWAEGRHAVLDDAVRVALDLLAAHPPATAPTYDTAPDRRRPPLPPR; this is encoded by the coding sequence GTGAGTGACGACGTCTCGTATCTCCGGTTCCCGCACCTCCACGAGGATCTGCTCTGCTTCGCCGCGGAGGACGATCTCTGGGTGGCCCCCCTCGTCCCCGAGGGCGAGGTGCCCGGACGCGCCTGGCGCGTGACCGTCGACCGCACCAGAGTCAGCCATCCGCGCTTCTCCCCCGACGGGACCCGGATCGCCTACACGACCTGGCGCAGCCTGGACCCCGAGATCCACCTCGCGCCCGTCGCCGGCGGCCCGTCCCGCCGGCTCACCTACTGGGGGTCGACCGACGCCCGGGTCTGCGGCTGGACCCCCGACCCCGGGGACGGCGCCCAGATCCTCGCCGTCTCCTCGCACCGGCAGCCGTTCTCGTACTTCTCCTGGGCCTACAGCGTGCCCACGGACGGCAGCCCCGGCGGCCGGCTGCCCTGGGGCCCGGTCTCCGACATCGCCGTGGCCGAGATCGACGGCGAACGCCGCACCCTGCTCCTGACCGGAAAGCCGCCGCACGAGCCGGCCGCCTGGAAGCGGTACCGGGGCGGCGCGACCGGGCGGCTGTGGCTGCACGGCGAGCGGCTGCTCCCGGACATCGGCGGGCACCTCGACTCCCCGATGTTCGTCGGCGGCCGCATCGCGTTCCTCTCCGACCACGAGGGCGTCGGCAACCTGTACTCCTGCCTCCCCGACGGCACCGACCTGCGCCGGCACACGGACCACGACGCCTTCTACGCCCGGCACGCCTCCAGCGACGGACACCGTGTCGTCTACCAGTGCGCGGGCGAGGTGTGGCTGGTCGACGACCTGGAGTCCCCCGACGCCGTGCCCCGCAAGCTGGAGGTCCGGCTCGGCGGGCCGCGCGCCGGCCGTCGTACGTACCAGGTGGCGGCCGCCAGCAACATCGACTCGCTCTCCGTGGACGAGACCGGCCGGGCGAGCGCCGTCGCGGTACGCGGCAGCCTGTACTGGCTCACCCACCGCGACGGCCCCGCCCGCACCATCACGGACACGCCCGGCGTCCGTGTCCGGCTGCCGGAGATGCTCGGCAGCGGCGGGAAGGTCGCGTACGTCACCGACGCGGACGGCGAGGACGCGATCGAGATCGCCTACCTGCCGCGCGCCAGCGGCGACCGCCCGCCGCTCCGGCTCGCCTCCGGCCTGCTCGGCCGGGTCCAGGAGCTCATCTCCGACCCGGACGGCGAACGGCTCGCCATCGCCTCGCACGACGGCCGCCTCCTGCTCCTGGAGACCGACGAGGAGACCTCCACCGGCGAGCCCACCGAACTGATCCGCTCCGTCAACGGCCCGGTCCGCGATCTGGCCTTCTCCCCGGACGGTGCCTGGCTGACCTGGTCGCACCCGGGCATCGGCCGCTCCCTGCGCAAGATCAAGCTCGCCCGCATCCAGGGCCCCGGCGCCCCCACGATCGTCGACGTCACCAACGGCCGCTTCGAGGACGAGAACCCCGTCTTCACGGGCGACGGCCGCTATCTCGCCTTCCTCTCCTGGCGCGGCTTCGACCCGGTGTACGACGTGCACACCGGCGACCTCTCCTTCCCGCTCGGCTGCCGTCCCTACCTCGTCCCGCTCTCCTCGGCGACGCCCTCCCCCTTCGCCCTCTCCCCCGACGGCCGGCCCGCCGCGGGCGGCCTCGACCCGGTGGACTCCGACGAGGCGGGTACGGCCGAGGGCTCCACGGTCACCGTCGAGTTCGAGGGCCTGGAGAGCCGGGTCACGCCGTTCCCGGTCTCCGCCTCCAAGTACTCCGCGCTGTACCCGGTCAGCGGCGGCGGTCTCGTGTGGCTGCGCTGGCCGATCTCCGGCGCGCTCGGCGAGACGTTCGCCAACCCGGCGGACATGTCGGGGCGGCCGACCCTGGAGTACTTCAACATCGCCAAGGCGAAGAAGACCGAACTCGTCGACCACCTCGACTGGTTCGCCGTCAGCGGCGACGCGTCCCGCCTCGTCGTCATGGACGACGGCGAACTGCGCGCCGTACCCGCGACCGAGCCCGGCGACAACGACTCCACGGTCTACATCGACCTGCGCCGCATCCTGCACGAGGCCGACCCGCCGGCGGAGTGGCGCCAGGCATACAACGAGGCGGGCCGCCTCATCCGCTCCTACTTCTGGGAGCCGGACATGTGCGGCATCGACTGGCCGGCGATCCTCGACCAGTACCGCCCCCTGGTCGAACGGGTGGCCACCCCGGACGAGTTCGCCGACCTCCTGCGCGAAGTCCTGGGCGAACTGGGCACGTCCCACGCCTACGTCTCCCCCGCCCGCCGCAACGAGGGCCCCCCGCACTACCAGCGCGCGATCGGCCTGCTCGGCGTCAACTTCGTGTGCAGGGAGGGCGCCTGGACCCTCGCCCGCATTCTGCCCGGCGACTCCTCGGACTCCAAGGCCCGCTCCCCGCTGGCCGGTACGGGCATCCGCGAGGGCGCGGTCCTCACCCACGTCGACGGTCGCCCGGTCGACCCCGTCACCGGCCCCTACCCCCTCCTCTCCGCGGCGGGCGGCACCACGGTCGAACTGACCTTCCGCCCCGCCGAGGGCGAGGGCCGCTCCCGCCGCGTGGCGATCGTCCCGCTGGTCGACGAACGCCCACTGCGCTACCAGGACTGGGTCGCCAAACGCCGCGAGGTCGTCCGCGAACTGAGCGGCGGCCGCTGCGGCTACCTCCACATCCCCGACATGGGTGGCTCCGGCTGGGCCCAGTTCAACCGCGACCTGCGCCTGGAGGTCTCCCGCCCGGCGCTGATCGTCGACGTACGCGGCAACGCGGGCGGCCACATCAGCGAACTGGTCGTGGAGAAACTCACCCGCACGATCCTGGGCTGGGACCTCACCCGCAACGCCCAGCCGGTCTCGTACGCCTCCAACGCCCCCCGGGGGCCCGTCGTCGCGCTGGCCGACGAGGCGACGTCCTCCGACGGCGACATGATCACCGCCGCGTTCCGCCTGCTGAAGCTGGGCCCGGTGGTGGGCCAGCGCACCTGGGGCGGTGTCGTCGGCATGACGGGCCGCCACCGGCTGGGCGACGGAACGGTGATCACGGTGCCGATGAACGCGGCGTGGTTCGACACGTACGGCTGGTCGGTGGAGAACCACGGCGTGGAACCGGACCTGGAGGCCCTGCGCACTCCCCTCGACTGGGCGGAGGGACGGCACGCGGTACTGGACGACGCGGTGCGGGTCGCGCTGGACCTGCTGGCGGCGCACCCGCCGGCGACAGCGCCGACGTACGACACGGCGCCGGACCGCAGGCGGCCTCCGTTGCCGCCGCGGTAG
- a CDS encoding NmrA/HSCARG family protein, with protein MPSESSPALVVGATGQQGGATARALLATGVPVRALVRDPDTPRAKAVEALGAELVTGDLDDRDSLARAAEGARAVFSVQMPDVNGRAFEGELDQAVNLIEGAKAAGVPQFVHTSVSGAGQHVNWVKDRWAWMEPYYTAKAGIQDRVREAGFTHWTLIKPGFFMENFLPAKEIMFPRGVEGGLVSLLKPTTRLSLVAVEDIGRAAAAAMAEPARFDGVELELASDFLTMTEIAAILSLHLGIELTAPDLTGEEATAAGMPDMGFGQSHINEHTQPARPEFARELGIPLTTFEEWAGDHLRVTTAR; from the coding sequence ATGCCTTCGGAATCCTCCCCTGCCCTGGTAGTCGGAGCCACGGGTCAGCAGGGCGGCGCCACCGCCCGCGCACTGCTCGCGACCGGCGTTCCCGTCCGGGCGCTGGTCCGTGACCCGGACACGCCCCGGGCGAAGGCCGTCGAAGCGCTCGGCGCGGAGCTGGTCACCGGCGACCTCGACGATCGCGACTCCTTGGCCCGGGCGGCCGAAGGGGCCCGCGCCGTCTTCTCCGTCCAGATGCCCGACGTGAACGGGCGCGCTTTCGAAGGCGAACTCGACCAGGCCGTCAACCTGATCGAGGGCGCGAAGGCGGCAGGAGTGCCGCAGTTCGTGCACACCTCCGTCTCCGGTGCCGGGCAGCACGTCAACTGGGTCAAAGACCGCTGGGCCTGGATGGAGCCCTACTACACCGCGAAGGCCGGGATCCAGGACCGGGTGCGCGAGGCCGGCTTCACGCACTGGACACTCATCAAGCCGGGCTTCTTCATGGAGAACTTCCTCCCGGCCAAGGAGATCATGTTCCCCCGAGGGGTGGAGGGTGGCCTGGTGAGCCTGCTGAAGCCCACAACTCGGCTGTCCCTCGTCGCAGTCGAGGACATCGGCAGGGCAGCCGCGGCAGCCATGGCGGAACCGGCACGGTTCGACGGCGTCGAACTGGAGCTGGCGAGCGACTTCCTGACGATGACGGAGATCGCCGCGATCCTCTCCCTCCACCTCGGCATCGAGCTGACCGCGCCCGACCTGACCGGAGAAGAGGCAACCGCCGCCGGGATGCCCGACATGGGCTTCGGCCAGTCACATATCAACGAGCACACTCAGCCCGCCCGCCCGGAATTCGCGCGGGAACTGGGCATCCCGCTCACCACCTTCGAAGAATGGGCCGGAGATCATCTGCGGGTCACCACGGCACGGTGA
- a CDS encoding MarR family transcriptional regulator, with the protein MATPNLSSALPTPAVPAPAPCPKASPGYGKRSVPDQRPPRADDFACLPERERYIAAYVDTLPEGAAMNIKSLAKQQPLYGQMAVGSALRALGVAGHLRQARCAVGDGDTLRWVTRTFWSRTARDNEWWNTFLTAEAHHRLPQPVITSATPPPPWVPAEHTAPDEPAPTPLVPQQRTASQDESPAYAVLSQLGAAGKRLGLSEDDCRDLEELAAAWFARGADADYLVHTLTSGLPPAVDSPLGFVRKRLITKLPPRRLATPLPAPPGTSTPRLMAECTDCGAPGRPEAFRDGLCGPCREPARSPDADQASAERPGIERDIQAHVTRLREQLKLR; encoded by the coding sequence GTGGCTACCCCGAACCTTAGCTCCGCCCTGCCGACGCCCGCAGTCCCGGCTCCGGCCCCGTGCCCGAAGGCCAGCCCCGGCTACGGCAAGCGTTCCGTCCCGGACCAGCGCCCGCCCCGAGCCGACGACTTCGCGTGCCTCCCGGAGCGGGAGCGGTACATCGCCGCATACGTCGACACGCTCCCCGAGGGCGCCGCGATGAACATCAAGTCGCTCGCCAAACAGCAACCCTTGTACGGGCAGATGGCCGTCGGCAGCGCGCTGCGGGCCCTCGGCGTGGCCGGTCACCTGCGCCAGGCGCGGTGCGCGGTCGGCGACGGAGACACCCTGCGCTGGGTCACCCGCACCTTCTGGTCGCGGACGGCCCGCGACAACGAGTGGTGGAACACCTTCCTCACCGCCGAGGCACACCACCGCCTGCCGCAACCGGTGATCACATCGGCCACACCCCCACCCCCGTGGGTCCCGGCGGAACACACCGCGCCAGACGAGCCCGCCCCCACCCCGCTCGTACCGCAGCAGCGCACTGCCTCGCAGGACGAGTCACCCGCCTATGCCGTGTTGTCCCAACTTGGCGCCGCCGGCAAGCGCTTGGGCCTCTCCGAGGACGACTGCCGAGACCTGGAGGAGCTGGCCGCCGCATGGTTCGCACGCGGCGCGGACGCCGACTACCTCGTCCACACGCTCACCTCCGGGCTGCCCCCGGCCGTCGACTCCCCGCTCGGCTTCGTCAGGAAGCGCCTCATCACCAAGCTCCCGCCCCGGCGACTCGCCACCCCGCTCCCCGCACCACCGGGCACATCGACACCCCGCCTGATGGCCGAGTGCACCGACTGCGGCGCACCCGGCAGGCCCGAAGCCTTCCGCGACGGCTTGTGCGGTCCCTGCCGCGAACCCGCCCGGAGCCCCGACGCCGATCAGGCGTCCGCCGAGAGGCCCGGCATCGAGCGCGACATCCAGGCCCACGTGACGCGGCTGCGCGAACAGCTGAAGCTGCGTTGA
- a CDS encoding TetR/AcrR family transcriptional regulator: protein MARTRLTPERESELYAAVLDLLREVGYDALTMDAVAARTRSSKATLYRQWGSKPELVVTAMRHNKPVSLGDVDTGSLRGDFHAVLGRSDDCQMEKDSALMRGLSHAVHENPDLLQALRELLIEPEMTGLDTLLRRAVDRGELRPDNPALKYVPHMLIGAFAARQLVEDRPVDQAFLSDYVDSVILPALGV from the coding sequence ATGGCACGCACACGGCTCACGCCCGAGCGTGAGAGCGAGCTGTACGCCGCCGTGCTCGACCTGCTCCGCGAGGTCGGCTACGACGCCCTCACGATGGACGCCGTCGCCGCGCGTACCCGTTCCAGCAAGGCCACCCTCTACCGCCAGTGGGGGAGCAAGCCCGAGCTCGTCGTCACGGCCATGCGGCACAACAAGCCCGTTTCCCTCGGCGATGTCGACACCGGCTCGCTGCGCGGTGACTTCCATGCCGTCCTGGGCCGTAGTGACGACTGCCAGATGGAGAAGGACTCCGCGCTGATGCGGGGCCTGAGCCATGCCGTCCATGAGAACCCCGATCTTCTGCAGGCCCTGCGCGAGCTGCTGATCGAGCCGGAGATGACCGGTCTCGACACGCTGCTGCGGCGGGCCGTGGACCGGGGTGAACTGCGTCCGGACAATCCGGCGCTGAAGTACGTACCGCACATGCTGATCGGCGCGTTCGCCGCCCGGCAGCTCGTTGAGGACCGCCCGGTGGACCAGGCGTTCCTCTCCGACTACGTCGACTCCGTGATCCTCCCCGCTCTCGGAGTCTGA
- a CDS encoding Lrp/AsnC family transcriptional regulator has translation MAENLDATDWALLDELQRDGRIAFTELARRVNLSASATTERVRRLEAVGVVTGYRAEVDLERAGYGALAVVRLKYPGSRHEPLHRMLDERPEILECLRTTGDDCYVLKVAATSMAHLEEIVDALAEFGSTTTNLVFSRTLPQRGPREPRPDLTAR, from the coding sequence ATGGCCGAGAATCTTGACGCGACCGACTGGGCGCTCCTCGACGAGCTCCAGCGGGACGGCAGGATCGCCTTCACGGAGCTGGCCCGGCGGGTGAACCTGAGTGCGTCGGCGACGACGGAGCGGGTGCGCCGGCTGGAGGCGGTCGGAGTCGTCACGGGGTACCGGGCCGAGGTCGATCTGGAGCGGGCCGGGTATGGGGCACTGGCGGTGGTCCGGCTGAAGTACCCGGGGAGCCGGCACGAGCCGTTGCACCGGATGCTCGATGAGCGGCCGGAGATCCTGGAGTGCCTGCGTACCACCGGGGACGACTGCTACGTCCTGAAGGTGGCGGCCACGTCGATGGCGCACCTGGAGGAAATCGTGGACGCGCTGGCGGAGTTCGGGAGCACGACCACCAACCTCGTCTTCAGCCGGACCCTGCCGCAGCGCGGCCCGCGAGAGCCCCGGCCGGACCTCACCGCACGGTGA
- a CDS encoding nucleoside deaminase, which produces MTTPDDHILLRRAIALAAEARESGNPPFGSLLAAPDGTVLAEDRNTTLTDRDITAHPELKLARWAARELDASTAAATTMYTSCEPCAMCAAAIQQAGLRRVLFALSGEQLLDLRPGNGRPPVPQEGPALLEEVRAVMEPYYG; this is translated from the coding sequence ATGACCACGCCCGACGACCACATCCTCCTCCGACGTGCCATCGCCCTCGCGGCAGAGGCACGCGAGAGCGGAAACCCACCGTTCGGCTCGCTGCTGGCGGCCCCGGACGGGACGGTCCTGGCGGAGGACCGCAACACGACGCTCACCGACCGGGACATCACCGCGCACCCGGAACTGAAGCTCGCGCGATGGGCGGCGAGGGAACTGGACGCGTCCACGGCGGCGGCCACCACGATGTACACCAGCTGCGAGCCCTGCGCGATGTGCGCGGCGGCCATCCAGCAGGCGGGCCTGCGGCGCGTGCTGTTCGCCCTCTCCGGCGAACAGCTCCTGGACCTCAGGCCGGGCAACGGCCGCCCGCCCGTGCCGCAGGAGGGCCCGGCGTTGCTGGAGGAGGTGCGGGCGGTGATGGAGCCGTACTACGGCTGA
- a CDS encoding TetR/AcrR family transcriptional regulator, whose protein sequence is MTVQRADARRNYARILAVAEEEVAARGADASLENIARTAGVGSATVRRHFPSRQALLEAVFSERIDALVARATASAGAPDARAALLEWLDALTAYASSARGLAEALTLAGTDDPDHAPACCSAKLAGAADPLLQRAAQAGAVAPGVTAADLVTLVTGIVLATEHHQDPATEANRLLGLTLRGVVPQG, encoded by the coding sequence ATGACCGTCCAGCGCGCAGACGCCCGGCGCAACTACGCACGGATCCTCGCCGTGGCCGAGGAGGAGGTCGCCGCACGCGGCGCCGATGCCTCCCTGGAGAACATCGCCCGCACGGCCGGAGTCGGATCGGCCACGGTGCGCCGCCACTTCCCCAGCCGGCAGGCACTGCTGGAGGCGGTCTTCAGCGAGCGGATCGACGCCCTGGTCGCCCGCGCCACGGCGTCGGCCGGGGCGCCCGACGCCCGGGCAGCACTGCTGGAGTGGCTGGACGCGCTCACCGCGTACGCCTCCTCGGCACGGGGCCTGGCCGAGGCGCTGACCCTGGCCGGAACGGACGACCCGGACCACGCGCCCGCCTGCTGCTCGGCGAAGCTCGCCGGGGCGGCCGACCCGCTGCTCCAACGCGCCGCGCAGGCCGGTGCGGTGGCGCCGGGAGTGACCGCCGCCGACCTGGTCACACTGGTCACTGGCATCGTCCTGGCCACGGAACACCATCAGGACCCCGCCACCGAGGCGAACCGACTGCTCGGCCTCACCCTGCGGGGCGTCGTCCCGCAGGGGTGA
- a CDS encoding TIGR03619 family F420-dependent LLM class oxidoreductase, producing the protein MKIGVNVLNFGPGTDPGVLHDWAQTVEGLGFDLLMVSDHIAITPDVAEQYPAPFYEPFTTLSWLAGLTTSIRLGTTVLIAPYRHPLLTARMAANLNALSSGRLVLGVGIGWARQEFAALGIPFEQRGRLTDAALRDLRAAWADTDAYGNGTIPLWVGGNSDAGLRRAVRLGDAWHPLRCTMPWLREAADRLKSAAYEQGRPVPAFAPRIVLRPTATPVTGPQRLAGEGTFDQIMDDLGQLRLLGADTVVLDPYNGDPRETSHPQPARQALATVAAHLQLKERP; encoded by the coding sequence GTGAAGATCGGAGTGAACGTCCTCAACTTCGGACCCGGCACCGACCCCGGCGTCCTGCACGACTGGGCCCAGACCGTGGAGGGACTGGGCTTCGACCTGCTGATGGTCTCCGACCACATCGCCATCACGCCCGACGTCGCCGAGCAGTATCCGGCCCCCTTCTACGAGCCCTTCACCACCCTGTCCTGGCTGGCCGGCCTCACCACCAGCATCCGGCTCGGTACGACGGTCCTCATCGCCCCCTACCGGCACCCGCTGCTCACCGCCCGGATGGCGGCCAACCTGAACGCACTCAGCAGCGGCCGCCTCGTCCTCGGCGTCGGGATCGGCTGGGCGCGCCAGGAGTTCGCCGCCCTCGGCATCCCCTTCGAACAGCGGGGACGACTGACCGACGCCGCCCTGCGGGACCTGCGGGCCGCCTGGGCCGACACGGACGCGTACGGGAACGGGACGATCCCGCTCTGGGTCGGCGGCAACAGCGACGCGGGCCTCCGCCGGGCGGTGCGGCTCGGTGACGCCTGGCATCCGCTGCGGTGCACGATGCCCTGGCTCCGGGAGGCGGCGGACCGGCTGAAGTCGGCCGCGTACGAACAGGGCCGCCCGGTCCCCGCCTTCGCTCCCCGGATCGTGCTCCGGCCCACCGCGACCCCGGTCACCGGCCCGCAGCGCCTCGCCGGCGAGGGCACGTTCGACCAGATCATGGACGACCTCGGCCAACTACGGCTGCTGGGCGCCGACACGGTCGTCCTCGACCCGTACAACGGCGACCCCCGAGAGACCAGTCACCCACAGCCGGCCCGACAGGCACTCGCCACGGTGGCCGCGCACCTCCAGCTGAAGGAGCGGCCATGA